GGAACGAACGACTGCCGCCGACGCCTCATTTCTCTATATGGAAAACCCGGTGGTCCACATGCATGTCACCGGGGTCATGCTGATCGACCCATCCACCGCCCCCGACGGCTTCTCCTTCGATCTCTTCCGCAGGTTCGTCACGTCGCGGTTGCATCGAATTCCGCCGTTTCGACGCCGGTTGAGGATCGTTCCGCTGGGAATCGATCATCCGGTCCTGGTGGACGACCCCGACTTCGACCTCGATAACCACCTTCATTCCGACTCGCTCGTCGACGGCAGCCGGGCGGGTTTGGCCGAGTGGGTGGGGCGGTATGCGTCCGAGCCGCTGGACCGCGATCGTCCGCTGTGGGACATGGTGCTGCTGGAGGGGCTCGAAGACGGCAAGGTGGCGATGGTCTCAAAGATCCATCACATTCTGGTCGACGGCACGAGTGGCACCGACCTGATGGTGCAACTGGTCGACCTCAAGCCGGAGTTCGAAATGGAGGATCCGCCCCCGTTTGAGCCCGAGGATTCGGTGCCGAACTTTGTGCGGTTGATGGCAGGTGCCGTGGCATCGCGAGTGGTCGATCCGCTGCGCGGCGTCCGGGCCCTTGGCCGAGGCCTTGGCTCGGTTGGGCGGGTGATGCTCAACGTCACCGGCAGCTCGGACGGCCCCACGATGGCCCGCCCATTCGATGCGCCCCGTACGTTGTTCAACCGTTCGATCACCGCCCGTCGTTCGGTGGCGTTCTCCATGTGTGCGTTGGACGATCTGAAGTTCGTGAAGTCCACCTTTGGTGCCACGGTCAACGACGTGGTGCTGGCGGCGTGCACCCAGTCGTTGCGCTCCTACCTGGCCAACCGGGGCGAAACCTTCGAGCGTCCGCTGGTGGTCAGCGTGCCGGTGTCGGTGCGGGGCAAGGTGACCGACGGGTCGTCGGCCAATCAGGTGTCCAACATGTTTGTGCGCCTGCCGGTGCACCTGACCGACCCGGTCGACCAGTTGCGGGCGGTTCGGGTGGACACCCGGGATGCCAAGGCGGTACACGGTGCGATCGGGGCCGACATGATCGGCGACGTCACCGAGGTGACCCCTCCGGCCATCTTCAACCTGGCCAGCCGCCTCTACAGCTCGGCCGGTCTGGCCGATCGACTCGCACCGATCCACAACCTGGTCATCTCCAACGTTCCCGGCCCCCCGTTTCCTCTCTACATCGCCGGGGCCCAA
The nucleotide sequence above comes from Candidatus Microthrix parvicella Bio17-1. Encoded proteins:
- a CDS encoding WS/DGAT/MGAT family O-acyltransferase, with translation MERTTAADASFLYMENPVVHMHVTGVMLIDPSTAPDGFSFDLFRRFVTSRLHRIPPFRRRLRIVPLGIDHPVLVDDPDFDLDNHLHSDSLVDGSRAGLAEWVGRYASEPLDRDRPLWDMVLLEGLEDGKVAMVSKIHHILVDGTSGTDLMVQLVDLKPEFEMEDPPPFEPEDSVPNFVRLMAGAVASRVVDPLRGVRALGRGLGSVGRVMLNVTGSSDGPTMARPFDAPRTLFNRSITARRSVAFSMCALDDLKFVKSTFGATVNDVVLAACTQSLRSYLANRGETFERPLVVSVPVSVRGKVTDGSSANQVSNMFVRLPVHLTDPVDQLRAVRVDTRDAKAVHGAIGADMIGDVTEVTPPAIFNLASRLYSSAGLADRLAPIHNLVISNVPGPPFPLYIAGAQLVGMYPFGPLIEGSGLNITVLSNMGNMDIGVIACPDIAPDVDEVTDGIVDAIEVLRQAAVAAVEAEATEPKTPAVKKSPARKAPAKKAPAKKSPAKKAPAKKAPAKKAT